The following DNA comes from Kryptolebias marmoratus isolate JLee-2015 linkage group LG23, ASM164957v2, whole genome shotgun sequence.
GACAGCATCTTAGTGTTGAGGTTAAAGATCCTCACTTGTTCCCAACCTGAGTTCTGACATCACAGGTAGTTCAAAACCTGGTAGAACCATAgataaatatatacacacagcgataaaagaacttaaaaaaacatttatatatgtATCTATGGTTAGGAACCAGGCACTTGGCAGAGTTTAATTGGAATAGTTTTAATCTGTACAAAGTGGACTACCTAACGAACAGTCTCGTcttgtttatgattttttttccatctttcggttattttagtttaattacaTTGATAGAAACAGAAGCGCGCATCCCTCCctgtttcaaaacaacaacagcgaGTCCACGCACGAACGCCTGACGCTCCGACGAAGAACGGAGAGCGTGTGTTCAGAGCGAAACGCGCTCCCTCCGCCATGATGCCATGAACTTCCTGTGTCCGGAGAAATGTTTGTCCATTTAAAGAGCGTccactgtcatttaaaaaaaaaaaatcaaaaatcaaagtgCAAATGGACAAAAACGGACCGAGACGATGAAGAGTGACAAACTGTGTGCTGGTGGAGATGTGGGAGGACAGGAGGTGAAACGATGGCACACTTTCCACAGGGGTTCGAGAGCGTCTTCCCTCGTCCttaccctctttttttttcatttttcaggaTGACGAAGACGATTGTCTGAAGCAGGTAGCGGGGGACACTCACACTGATGAACACCGGTGCAACACTGAATCTTTTTCAGTTAAATTAAATGTGCAACAAAAGGAATGTCGTTCCTCCGGGCGATCAGTCCCGACCGCGTCCGTTCACAGCAGgactccttcctcctcctcatcttctgtcGTCCGTCCCCCCTGTCCCTCATCCTCGAAGCTCCGGTGTCCCCTCTCTGCGTTACGCCGGCGCGCCGGAGTTCTGTGCGGGGGGCGGGAGCGCTTGTGCGGCGGTTCCGGGCGGGACTGAGGGCTGGGCGGCGCTGGTCGGGGAGCCTCCGGTCTGGACCTGAGCCTGGAACTGGGCCATCTGCTCGGGGCTGGCCAGGGTCTTCAGCAGGTTgttctcctgctccagctgaGTGTTGCGCTCGATCAGCTCCTTGATCTGCTCCTTcagcacctccacctcctcgcGCACGGCGTACATCAAGTGGCTCTTCACCAGGTCCTGAAGACGGAGGGAGGAGAGAGACGGTTAAATTCCtgatgatttttatgaaactcaaagtaatcatcggaGGCACCTTTACAACTCATAAACTTATGGAGTCAactcaaaatggccgccacagctaattaagcTTAGTGAAAACGATGTTTTGAGAAATCCCATGTGATACGACACGCATGAGAACGTTGTCGTAATTTGTTCAGGGAAGAAATGCTCATTTCTTATTAGGATATCTGCTTTTTTCACTATTATATAATACAATTGCTTGCCGTACTTTTCATCACAGAAATgtggaaacatctggtttaaacTGTCCGTTCGTCCCGACAGAAAAGCCCAAACACTTCCGTGTTttatagattaaaataaaacataaattaattttctaTTTACTTGTTCTTAAGATCATTACGATCGTCATAAATGCTTtgatcttgtttttaattaaataaaaacgcGACACTTCCAAAGCTCAGAATAAAGCCCTCAAACTCAGGGTGTATGTTTTGGGCTCAAGGAACAGCTTTTGCCATTTATTCAGTGTTCCTGACTGCTTCTAAACAAACGCATTGTTGGTGAAtctacaaaaattaaaaatatacgCAAGGCTGCATCTCACTGGGACGcaaaatcatgacaaaaagGCGCAGATTTTCACCTGGAATCACAGGTTTGAGCAAACTCAATGTGAAATTAGGGCCAAAATTCACAGGAAATTTGcacacagatggaaaaaaagggCTGTAACGAGAACAACTCTAGACGAATATCTCCagaatatgtttaaaatttctATTTTTGCTTATTCTTTGGTCATTTATAAGCAAACATATTATCAATAAAGCGTACTTAAACTAGGGCGACAGCAAGGAAAACTGTCAATTTTCCAGCATCACAGATGAGATTACGTGCCtcaatttttatc
Coding sequences within:
- the zgc:65895 gene encoding TSC22 domain family protein 1 isoform X3, with amino-acid sequence MRERGLIGAGAAAQGPDSTALKLLFWELEEHLRSSSGASVVAIDNKIEQAMDLVKSHLMYAVREEVEVLKEQIKELIERNTQLEQENNLLKTLASPEQMAQFQAQVQTGGSPTSAAQPSVPPGTAAQALPPPAQNSGAPA
- the zgc:65895 gene encoding TSC22 domain family protein 1 isoform X2, producing MSSQCYTVAMDLGVCQLRSFSISFLSSVLGKDPVTVDNSSSGASVVAIDNKIEQAMDLVKSHLMYAVREEVEVLKEQIKELIERNTQLEQENNLLKTLASPEQMAQFQAQVQTGGSPTSAAQPSVPPGTAAQALPPPAQNSGAPA